A stretch of the Candidatus Bipolaricaulota bacterium genome encodes the following:
- the fabF gene encoding beta-ketoacyl-ACP synthase II has product MPRRVVITGLGPITPIGIGKEAYWQGLRSGKSGVRRVDDRVDLEGIDVKIGAPVVDFDPLEHMDRRRARRLDRSAQFGLVATKLALADAELDPKALDPTRSGVIAGTGIGGLETLSDNFKLLFEQGPRRVSPFFIPRLMPNAVAGEIAIEYGLRGGNFGVVSACASSAHAIGIAGELIKAGFLDVAIAGGAEAVMVTIAYAGFTQLGALSKRNDAPTRASRPFDRDRDGFVIGEGAGFLILEEEGHARARGARIYAELAGFGMSDDAYHITAPSSDGTGAAEAIQAALAQAGIEPDRIDYLNAHGTSTVLNDRAETQAIKRALGEAAYKVRISSTKSQIGHLLGAAGAVEAIATLLTMEHGFIPATINLENPDPECDLDYTPTPTAAEIRVALSESFGFGGQNAVLVFRGVNRR; this is encoded by the coding sequence ATGCCTAGACGGGTCGTGATCACCGGGCTCGGGCCGATCACCCCGATCGGGATCGGGAAGGAGGCGTACTGGCAGGGGCTGCGGTCCGGGAAGAGCGGGGTGCGGCGGGTGGACGATCGCGTCGATCTGGAGGGAATCGACGTCAAGATCGGGGCTCCCGTCGTCGACTTCGACCCGCTCGAGCACATGGACCGCCGGCGGGCGCGTCGGCTCGACCGGAGCGCTCAGTTCGGGCTCGTCGCCACCAAGCTCGCCCTCGCCGATGCCGAGCTCGACCCGAAAGCGCTCGACCCGACCCGGAGCGGGGTGATCGCCGGGACCGGGATCGGCGGACTGGAGACGCTATCCGACAACTTCAAGCTGTTGTTCGAACAGGGGCCGCGTCGGGTCAGCCCGTTCTTCATCCCGCGGCTGATGCCGAACGCCGTTGCGGGAGAGATCGCGATCGAGTATGGCCTGCGCGGGGGGAACTTCGGGGTCGTGTCGGCATGCGCCAGCTCGGCGCACGCGATCGGAATCGCCGGGGAGCTGATCAAGGCGGGGTTCCTCGACGTCGCCATCGCCGGCGGGGCGGAAGCGGTCATGGTGACCATCGCCTACGCCGGATTCACCCAGCTCGGGGCCCTGTCCAAACGGAACGATGCCCCGACCCGCGCCTCCCGTCCGTTCGACCGCGACCGGGACGGGTTCGTGATCGGAGAGGGGGCGGGGTTCTTGATCCTGGAGGAGGAGGGGCACGCCCGCGCCCGGGGGGCACGGATCTACGCCGAGCTCGCCGGGTTCGGGATGAGCGATGATGCCTATCACATCACTGCTCCCTCCTCGGACGGGACCGGGGCGGCGGAGGCGATCCAGGCGGCCCTTGCCCAGGCCGGGATCGAGCCGGACCGGATCGACTACCTGAATGCACACGGGACATCGACCGTGCTCAACGACCGTGCCGAAACCCAGGCCATCAAGCGGGCGTTGGGGGAGGCGGCGTACAAGGTGCGGATAAGCTCCACCAAATCGCAGATCGGTCACCTCCTCGGCGCGGCCGGGGCGGTGGAGGCGATCGCTACTCTCCTCACGATGGAGCACGGGTTCATCCCGGCGACGATCAATCTGGAAAACCCCGACCCCGAATGCGACTTGGATTACACTCCGACCCCGACCGCGGCGGAGATAAGGGTGGCGTTGAGCGAGTCGTTCGGGTTCGGAGGACAGAACGCAGTTCTCGTGTTCCGTGGGGTTAACCGGCGCTAG
- the raiA gene encoding ribosome-associated translation inhibitor RaiA, producing the protein MKVKIVERHTGSSEALRSYVIEKTSGLERYFDGIVSIDVVLTVEKERQIADMHAHLVNRKVITAREESSDMYASIDAAIDKLKRQLVKYKDQLTSVKDRGKKDALPEEAVGKVNHREIIRTDTYFQKPMTPEEAALQLDAIDKGFLVFINAETDAVNIIYHRRDGNYGLIEPRR; encoded by the coding sequence ATGAAGGTAAAAATCGTCGAGCGACACACCGGTTCGAGCGAAGCGTTGAGGTCTTACGTCATCGAAAAGACCAGCGGATTGGAGCGCTACTTCGATGGGATCGTCAGCATTGACGTTGTCCTCACGGTGGAAAAGGAGCGGCAGATAGCCGATATGCACGCGCACCTCGTCAATCGCAAGGTGATAACAGCCCGAGAGGAATCTTCGGACATGTACGCCTCGATCGACGCCGCCATCGACAAGCTGAAGCGGCAGCTGGTCAAGTACAAGGATCAGCTGACCAGTGTTAAGGACCGGGGGAAAAAGGACGCCCTCCCCGAGGAGGCGGTAGGGAAGGTGAACCACCGCGAGATCATCCGTACCGACACGTACTTTCAGAAACCAATGACCCCCGAGGAGGCTGCCCTGCAGCTCGATGCGATCGATAAAGGATTCCTGGTGTTCATCAACGCGGAGACTGATGCGGTAAACATCATCTACCACCGCCGCGACGGTAATTACGGCCTGATCGAGCCACGGCGGTAG
- a CDS encoding DUF87 domain-containing protein, with protein MATPLHISDDLALNLEEIIGQCIAILGIRGSGKSNTAGVIFEELLKHNYPLSIVDIDGEYFGLKEKFEVLVVGTGEGVEIEVDADCAEEIAQISMEKNVPVVLDLSGFLSEERNAFLQEYLTALWNLAGKLRRPYIVGIEEAHEFIPQGTRTELKELIARIALRGRKRGLGAIIVSQRSAKVEKDVLSQAGILFLHRVVHEADMRVYSELLPWRKSEVKELISALDTGNCVYINGDTVLPIYVRERETFHAGFTPSLEVVVTPQLKQVSQSIIEAIERAKQGKGKKTRLDALKEKIARLEAALAEREKKIEQLEEIARTLGYIKVEVPTPSLPEIQEISKAIVHSVEGGNGIGPDRVPATVHGIGSATTDENMVIDLEEEAPPPRGESLPPAVLRHIDRLTARIAHKGILERRILAFLVEHAPLSYSVSQIAAWTDCARGVIENSPPREFLEMGLIVRERRTDGTHYRSNLNAFVAREFGVYQPDLDRRALHLVSRILRARISSLGKPVDQPV; from the coding sequence ATGGCGACACCTCTTCACATAAGCGACGACCTGGCACTGAACCTGGAGGAGATCATCGGTCAGTGCATCGCCATCCTCGGGATCCGCGGCTCGGGGAAGTCGAACACCGCCGGGGTGATCTTCGAGGAGCTCCTCAAACATAATTATCCTCTCTCCATCGTCGACATCGACGGGGAGTACTTCGGGCTGAAGGAGAAGTTCGAGGTCCTGGTGGTCGGAACCGGGGAAGGGGTGGAGATCGAGGTCGACGCCGACTGCGCTGAGGAGATCGCGCAGATCAGTATGGAGAAGAACGTTCCGGTCGTCCTCGACCTGTCCGGTTTCTTGTCCGAGGAGCGGAACGCCTTCCTGCAGGAGTATCTGACCGCGCTGTGGAACCTCGCCGGCAAGCTGCGCCGCCCCTACATCGTGGGGATCGAGGAGGCGCACGAGTTCATCCCTCAAGGGACGCGCACCGAGCTCAAGGAGCTGATCGCCCGCATCGCCCTGCGCGGGCGCAAGCGCGGCCTGGGGGCGATCATCGTCTCCCAACGCTCGGCCAAGGTGGAGAAGGACGTCCTCTCCCAGGCCGGGATCCTGTTTCTCCACCGCGTGGTGCACGAGGCGGACATGCGGGTCTACTCCGAGCTCCTCCCGTGGCGGAAGAGCGAGGTGAAGGAGCTGATCTCCGCCCTCGACACCGGGAACTGCGTGTACATAAACGGCGATACCGTCCTCCCGATCTACGTGCGCGAGCGGGAGACGTTCCACGCCGGGTTCACCCCGTCGCTTGAGGTGGTGGTCACTCCTCAGCTCAAGCAGGTAAGCCAGTCGATCATCGAGGCGATCGAGCGGGCGAAGCAGGGGAAGGGGAAGAAAACACGCCTCGATGCGCTGAAGGAGAAGATCGCCCGATTGGAGGCCGCGCTCGCCGAGCGGGAGAAGAAGATCGAGCAGTTGGAGGAGATCGCCCGTACCCTCGGCTACATCAAGGTCGAAGTCCCCACCCCCTCGCTCCCCGAGATCCAGGAGATCTCCAAAGCGATCGTTCACTCGGTGGAAGGAGGAAATGGAATCGGGCCGGACCGGGTTCCGGCGACGGTCCACGGGATCGGCTCCGCCACGACGGATGAGAACATGGTAATCGACCTCGAGGAAGAGGCTCCCCCGCCCCGCGGAGAATCGCTCCCCCCCGCCGTACTCCGCCACATCGACCGGCTCACGGCGCGGATCGCCCACAAGGGGATCCTCGAGCGGCGGATCCTCGCGTTTTTGGTGGAGCATGCTCCCCTCTCCTACTCCGTGAGCCAGATCGCGGCATGGACCGACTGCGCCCGCGGGGTGATCGAGAACTCCCCCCCGCGCGAGTTCCTCGAGATGGGGCTGATCGTACGGGAACGGCGCACGGACGGGACCCACTATCGGAGCAATCTGAACGCGTTCGTCGCCCGCGAGTTCGGGGTGTACCAGCCCGACCTCGACCGCCGTGCCCTTCACCTCGTCTCCCGCATCCTTCGCGCCCGCATCTCCTCCCTCGGTAAACCGGTCGATCAACCAGTCTAG
- a CDS encoding CCA tRNA nucleotidyltransferase, which produces MERIDIDRIFTAHPFAREILERLHAAGHEAYLIGGAVRDSLLARWEGRDDFVPAEVDIATSALPREIRALFPDRPIVGVGEEFGVLVIVAPDGRQYEVATFRTESDYDGRWPGKVELVRDLAGDVNRRDLTMNGLAADLDGRVIDLVGGVEDLRARRIRAIGDPRARFSEDYLRMLRAVRFACQIGGEIEPETAAAIKENAAHITAISWERIRDELLRIFKTNRAAHGLELLDEFRLLPHILPEIEALKGVPQPEEYHPEGDVYVHTVMAVRVADGFVRDPLVKLGVLLHDIGKPKALARSGGVNMGGHEAIGARMTKRIGERLRLSRADVARLVYLVKNHMRVAVFPKMGRGKQVRFISEGEAEGEKSLRRRFPLFFDLLQVLIADSEASAHRAAGWGPVIEETLRVIEHIEHVGSLNRARELIDGNTLIELGLQPGPFLGEVLNKVHDRILSGEITTREEAIAAARALIAKEGRTPPG; this is translated from the coding sequence ATGGAACGGATCGACATCGACAGGATATTCACCGCGCACCCGTTCGCCCGGGAGATACTCGAACGGCTGCACGCGGCCGGACATGAGGCCTACCTGATCGGCGGTGCGGTGCGAGACTCCCTCCTCGCTAGGTGGGAGGGGCGGGATGATTTCGTTCCGGCCGAGGTCGACATCGCCACCTCCGCCCTCCCACGAGAGATCCGCGCCCTGTTCCCGGACCGGCCGATCGTCGGGGTGGGGGAAGAGTTCGGGGTCCTCGTGATTGTCGCCCCGGACGGCCGCCAGTACGAGGTCGCCACCTTCCGCACCGAATCCGACTACGACGGCCGCTGGCCGGGGAAGGTGGAGCTGGTGCGCGACCTCGCCGGAGACGTAAACCGACGCGATCTGACGATGAACGGGCTCGCCGCTGATCTTGACGGGAGGGTGATCGACCTCGTCGGTGGGGTCGAGGACCTGCGGGCACGACGGATCCGGGCGATCGGAGACCCGCGTGCTCGGTTCTCCGAGGACTACCTGCGCATGCTGCGCGCGGTCCGGTTCGCCTGCCAAATCGGAGGAGAGATCGAGCCGGAAACGGCGGCGGCGATCAAGGAGAACGCGGCTCACATCACCGCGATATCCTGGGAGCGGATCCGCGATGAACTCCTTCGCATTTTCAAGACCAACCGGGCGGCGCACGGGCTCGAGCTCCTCGACGAATTCCGCCTCCTCCCCCACATCCTCCCTGAGATCGAGGCATTGAAAGGGGTTCCCCAGCCGGAGGAATACCATCCTGAGGGGGACGTGTACGTGCATACGGTCATGGCCGTGCGGGTCGCGGATGGGTTCGTGCGCGATCCACTTGTGAAGCTCGGGGTCCTCCTCCATGACATCGGAAAGCCGAAGGCCCTCGCCCGGAGCGGTGGGGTGAACATGGGCGGGCACGAAGCGATCGGGGCGCGGATGACGAAACGGATCGGTGAGCGGCTCCGCCTCTCCCGTGCGGACGTCGCCCGCCTCGTCTACCTCGTCAAGAACCACATGCGGGTCGCCGTCTTTCCCAAGATGGGCCGGGGCAAGCAGGTCCGGTTCATCAGCGAGGGGGAGGCGGAAGGAGAAAAATCCCTGCGCCGCAGATTCCCGTTGTTCTTCGACCTTCTCCAGGTCCTCATCGCTGATTCCGAAGCGAGCGCCCACCGCGCGGCCGGATGGGGCCCGGTGATCGAGGAGACCCTGCGCGTGATCGAACACATCGAGCACGTGGGAAGCCTGAACCGGGCGCGGGAGCTGATCGATGGGAACACCCTGATCGAGCTCGGGCTGCAGCCGGGGCCGTTCCTCGGCGAGGTCCTGAACAAGGTCCATGACCGGATCCTCTCCGGGGAGATCACCACGAGGGAGGAGGCGATCGCCGCCGCCCGTGCCCTGATCGCTAAAGAAGGAAGAACGCCCCCCGGGTGA
- a CDS encoding aminoacyl-tRNA deacylase, translating to MTTRGIEELKNVGVEFSVLSYRPEETGAEYAARALGLPPREVIKSLVFQEDSGGFVFALIDGAGRVSGKKLARACGCKRVLPASPHDAERVTGYQVGGISPLGAKRALPVFLDAETAKNDTVVINAGARGTLVRLATADLIRITDATVADIRKE from the coding sequence ATGACGACACGCGGGATTGAAGAGCTGAAGAACGTCGGGGTGGAGTTCTCCGTCCTCTCTTACCGTCCCGAAGAAACGGGGGCCGAGTACGCCGCCCGCGCCCTCGGCCTCCCTCCGCGCGAGGTGATAAAGAGCCTCGTCTTTCAGGAGGACTCCGGAGGATTTGTCTTTGCCCTGATCGACGGAGCAGGACGGGTGAGCGGCAAGAAGCTCGCGCGGGCGTGCGGGTGCAAGCGTGTACTTCCGGCGAGCCCGCACGATGCGGAGCGGGTCACCGGCTACCAGGTAGGAGGGATCAGTCCGCTCGGGGCGAAGCGCGCGCTTCCCGTCTTCTTGGACGCCGAAACCGCAAAGAACGATACCGTCGTGATCAACGCCGGAGCACGCGGGACGTTGGTCCGCCTGGCGACGGCGGACCTCATCCGAATAACGGATGCAACGGTCGCCGACATCCGGAAGGAGTAA